The Tessaracoccus timonensis sequence CTTGTGTTTGGTGCCCTTGGGGATCTCCACCGTCACGTCGAACAGAACCTGATCGCCGGGCTCGATGGGTTCGAGAGATGCGTGAATGTCTTGGCTCACGACCGGGGCTCCTAAGATGATCGGTGTTACTTGCAGGTCACAATACCCTGTCGGAGGTGGGAGTGCCGAAGTCTCGGACAGCGCAGTGGGTCGCCGTCGGTATCGTGCTCGTGTTGGTGCCCAGCCTCACGCTCACCGTACTCGCCTTGCGAGGCCGCATCGCCACCGCCGTCGGCCTCGACCGCCCCGCGGCATCCCCGACGGTGCCCCCCTCGGTATTCGAGGCTCCCTCCGCAGCGCCGACACCGCCCAGCGTCGGCGACCTCCAACCACCCGCAGCCATCGCGACGCCGGGCCGCGCCCCGTCGAAACAACAGCTCGCCCAACGCCTCGCTCAGCTGGACACCTCCAAGCTCGCAACGCCCGACGGGAAACCCGCCGTGATCTCGTGGGAGCTGCTCGACGGGGTGTCCGGGCAAGCGATCGCCTCACGCGACTCCCACCGGATGCTGATCCCCGCATCGAACACCAAAACGCTGACCATCACGTCGGTGCTCAACGCCTTCGATGGCGGGGAGACTTTCGCCACTACCGTCACCCAGCCCAGCCCGGGCACCATCGTGTTGGTGGGCGGGGGTGACCCGCTCCTGGCAAGCGAACCCGCACAACCAGGCACGTACCCCCAGCCGCCGTCGCTTCGGAGCCTGGCCCAGCAGACTGCGAAGGCGCTGCGCGCCGCGGGAACCACCAGCGTCACGCTGGGCTACGACGCGTCCTACTTTCCAGATTCCGGCTGGGCAACAACATGGTCCGCGAACTACCGCGACCAGGTAACCCCCATCAGCGCGTTGTGGGCCGACGAGGGGAAGGTCAACGGAGCACGTCAAGCCGATCCTGCTGCCGCGGCCGCCGCCATCTTCGCTCGCCAACTCGGTGAAGAAGGCATCCAAGTGAGCGGCGCACCCGCCGTTGCCAAGGGCACGGGAGAGGAGGTCGCCAGCGTCGAATCGCTGCCCGTGCACGCACTCACCCAACAGGCGATGCTGCGCTCCAACAACTCATTCACCGAAGTGCTTGGCTTCCAACTGGCCAAACACACAGGCCACCCGGCTACATTCGCGGGCTCCACCGCCGCCATCCAGCAACAGCTCACCAAACTCGGCATCTGGGAGCAAGGCGCCCATCTCGACGACGCGTCGGGGCTCTCGCGCAGCAACCGCGTATCGGCGACGATGCTCGCGCGCGCCAACCACCACATCATCACCGACGCCTGCCTCACCGCCGTCATGGATGGCCTGCCCGTCGCGGGGGTCACAGGGACGCTGCGCGAACGCTTCACCGACGAGGTCAGCGCCCCCGCGCGAGGCGTCGCCCGCGCGAAAACCGGCACGTTGAGCCTAGTGTCCTCCCTCAGCGGCTACACCATCACTGCCGACGGGTCGCTCGTCGTCTTCGCCATCGTGCTCAACGGACAGGTCGACGGGTGGGCCGCGAAGGTGCTGGAAGACCAAGTGGTCGGCACGGTCACAGGGTGCGGTTGCTGATGGACGCCGCGCCAGAACTCCACTGGGCAACCGCCCGCGCCGTCGCCAAGCTGGGCCGAGGTGACCTGCCCGCCGTTTCGCGCCCGGAGGCGCACCGCTACGTCGCCAGCGTGCGGCGCCGCGCGCGCGAGGCCGCCGAGCTAGCGGCGACGGCGATGCAAGTTCCCGCCCGTGGTGCGTCCAACATCCGTGTCGTAGATCGCGACGGTTGGGTCGTCGCCGCCACCAACGTCGCACAGGCAGCCATCGACTGGGTGGGGTGGCTCCGTCGTTCCCCGACACTCTGGCGCGCCCTCACCGCGCGCGTGCTGGGCGTGGGCGTGGGCGTGGGGCTAGGCATCGGATCGCGGTGGATGCTTGGCCAATACGACGCCTTCTCAGGCAGCCGAAGCCTCTACCTTGTCGCCCCGAATTTGTGGCGCATGCAGCACCAATACGGCTTCGACGAGCGCTCGTTCCTACTGTGGGTGGCCGCCCACGAACAGGCCCACGCGCTGCAATTCGACCGTGCGCCATGGCTCACCGGCTACCTCGGTGAGTTGGTGGGCGATGCTGGTGGCAGGGCATCGATCAACCGCATCATCGCCACCATGACCTTCCTCGAAGGGCACGCTGACTACGTCTCCGACCGCACGGGGCGCATCCGCCACGTGCAGCGTATGCGCCGGGTGCTCGAGCGCTCACGGCCCCAGCGCGGGGGCGGGCTACTCGACAAAGGCACCCAATACGCGCAGGGGCGCCAGTTCTGCCTCAAGGTGCAGCAGATGCACGCCGACGACGGCCCCAGCCAGCCGAATCCGCTCGATGCCGCATTCGACGCCGCGGAGAACCTCCCGACGCGCGAGGAGATCGCAAACCCTGCGCTGTGGTATCGGAGGGTGCATGGCTAGGCGCGAACTCGGCCCGGCGTCGCTGGAGGTGGCCCGCGCCGTCGCTCAGATGTGGCCGGGTGGCGATGTCGTCGTGGCGTGCTCCGGCGGCGCCGACTCCATGGCGCTCACGCTGGGGGCCGCGTGGGCGGCGCGACGCGGCGGGGGAGCACCCCTCGCTGTCGTCGTGGACCACCAGCTGCAACCAGGCTCCGACGAGGTCGCCCGCCAGGTGGAGGAGCAACTGGCCTGCCACAGCATCGATGCGCGCACGGTGCGGGTCACCGTCGAACCCGGCGCCGACGGCCTCGAGGCGGCCGCCCGCGACGTCCGTTACGCGGCACTGGAAGCATTCGGGCGCCCGGTACTGCTCGGGCATACCCTCGACGACCAGGCCGAACAGGTGTTCCTCGGCCTCATGCGCGGATCCGGGACGCGCGCTGTCGCCGGGATGCCCGCCCGACGCGGCCCGTTCCTGCGCCCGTTGCTCGGCCTCCGCCGCGCCACCACGGAGCAGGCCTGCGCGGAGTGGGGCGTCACCCCGTGGCACGACCCGATGAACGACGATTTCTCCTTCATGCGGGTGCGCGTGCGCCGTGCGCTCGCCGGGCTGGAGGAGATCGTCGGGAGGGATCTCGCGCCCAACCTCGCGCGGACGGCGTCGCTGGCCAGAGCCGACGCCGACGCCCTCGACGCGCTCGTCGACCCCCCGGCCACGCCGACGTTGATCGTCGACGACATCTGCGAGCTCCCCGACGCCCTGCGCTGGAGGCTCCTGAAAGCGTGGCTTGAAGCGCAGGGCGCGCAGCCGGCGATGGTGCACGTGTTGTCCGTCGACGCGCTCATCACATCGTGGCGAGGGCAAGGCCCCATCGACGTTCCGGGAGGCAGGGTGCAGCGTGCCGAGAACGAGCTCAGATTGGTAGGGTGAGGAAACGTGGATGCTGCCGATATTGCTGAAGACCTCGAGCGCGTGCTTTACACCTCCGACCAGATCGCTGAGCGCATCGCGGAGATAGCCGCCCAAATCGATGCTGACTACGAGGGGAAGGACATCCTCCTCGTTGGAGTGCTGAACGGCGCGGTCATGGTGATGTCAGACCTGCAGCGCGCCATGAAGAGCCACGTCCAGATGGACTGGATGGCCGTCTCCTCCTACGGCGCGGGCACCCAGTCGAGCGGCGTGGTGCGCATTCTGAAAGACCTCTCACAGGATCTCGAAGGCCGGCACGTCATCGTCGTGGAAGACATCATTGACACCGGACTCACGCTCAGCTACCTCATCAACTACCTCGCCTCGCGCGGCCCGGCGAGCATCGAGATCATGACGATGTTCCGTAAGCCCGACGCGGCCAAGATCGATGTGCCCGTGAAGTACGTCGGCTTCGACATCCCCAACGAGTTCGTCGTCGGCTTCGGTCTGGACTTCGCCGAGAAGTACCGCAACCTGCGCGACGTCGGCACACTGAAGCCTGAGATCTACAGCTGATCCGCCGATACCTAACCCGATATCCACATTCGTTTCGGCGCAGGGGCCGATTTGGCTGGTTTCGGCAAACGAATGTGGATATCGGGTTAGGAGCGCAGTTGGACCTCCCTAGCTTCGGGGATGCATCTTTGGCGCGCGCTGGTAGGCTTCGGCTTGCTGTTTTTCGTCTTTACTGAGTGGTGGCACCCTTGCAGAAATTCTTCAAGTCCCCAGTGGCGTGGATCCTCATCATCGTCATTGTGCTCATGCTCGGGTGGCAGCTGTTCAGCTCCTTCACCGGCTTCGAGAACATGCCTACGAGCCAGGCAATCAAGGTGCTCGAAAGCGATGAGAAGCTGCGCGAGGTAATCCTGGTCGACGGTGAACAACAGATCCAGATCGTCGATAAAGACGGCAAACGCACGAGGAGCACCTGGGTGGGTGAGCAGCAGGCCGCCGACATCGTGAAACTCCTCAACGAGCGTCGAGAGCAGGGCACGCTCGAGCGCTGGAACGGAGAGAACCCGAAGCCAGGGCTGTTTTCCACCTTCCTGTTCTCGTTCCTGCCATTCCTGTTGCTCATTGGTGTGATGTTCTTCATCTACCGTTCCATGAGCCAGGGCGGCGCAGGCGGGCCGATGTCGTTCGGGAAGTCGCGCGCCAAACTCGCGAGCAAGGACACCCCGCAGACCACCTTCAGCGACGTGGCCGGCGCCGACGAGGCGGTGGAGGAGCTCGTCGAGATCAAGGAGTTCCTCGAGAAGCCCGACAAGTTCGCCGAGCTCGGCGCGAAGATCCCCAAGGGCGTGCTGCTCTACGGTCCGCCCGGCACCGGTAAGACACTGCTCGCCCGCGCCGTCGCAGGCGAAGCCGGAGTGCCCTTCTTCTCCATCTCGGGCTCCGACTTCGTCGAGATGTTCGTCGGTGTTGGCGCATCCCGCGTCCGCGACCTCTTCTCCCAGGCGAAAGACAACGCGCCCGCCATCATCTTCATCGACGAGATCGACGCCGTCGGCAGGCACCGTGGTGCCGGCATGGGCGGCGGTCACGACGAGCGCGAGCAGACGCTGAACCAGCTGCTCGTTGAGATGGACGGTTTCGATTCGCGCGGCGGCATCATCCTCATTGCGGCGACGAACCGCCCCGATGTGCTCGACCCAGCGCTGTTGCGCCCCGGACGTTTCGACCGGCAGATCTCCGTCGAGGCTCCCGATGCGGCCGGGCGCGAGGCCATCCTCAAGGTGCATGCGAAGGGCAAGCCGCTCGCGTCGAACGTCGACCTCACCTCCATCGCGCGGCGCACGCCCGGGTTCTCCGGCGCCGACCTCGCGAACGTCCTCAACGAAGGCGCGCTCCTGGCGGCCCGCTTGGGCTACGACATGATCGGCCAGAAAGAACTCGACGAGGCCATCGACCGCGTGATCGCTGGGCCGCAGAAGAAGACGCGCCTCATGGACGATCGCGAGCGGCTCATCACCGCCTACCACGAGGGTGGGCACGCGCTCGTGGCGGCAGCCATGCCGGGCAATGATCCGGTGCAGAAGGTGACGATCCTGCCGCGCGGGCGAGCGCTCGGATACACGATGGTGCTGCCTGACCAGGACAAGTACTCGCAGACGCGCGGCGAGCTGCTCGACCAGATGGCCTACATGATGGGAGGCCGCGCCGCCGAAGAGATGGTGTTCCACGACCCGACCACCGGGGCGAGCAACGACATCCAGAAGGCGACGAAGGTGGCCCGCGCCATGGTCACCCAGTACGGCATGAGCGAACGCATCGGCGCGGTGAAGATTGGCGGCGGCGACTCCGAGCCATTCATGGGCATGAAGGGCACGGACTCCAGCAAGGAGTACTCCGACGAGCTGGCCGGCATCGTCGACGAAGAAGTGGCCAAGCTCATTCACGCCGCGCACCAGGAAGCCTACGACGTGCTGGAGGAGAACCGCGACGTGCTCGACGAGCTCGTCCGACAGCTCTTCGAGAAGGAAACCCTGGGGAAGGCTGAAGTGGCGAAGATCTTCGAGCCCCTGCGCCGACGCGACAAGCGCCCCGCCTGGACGGGGTCGCCCAACCGCGTGCCGTCGTCGATCCCGCCGGTGACGCCGCCGGAAGCCCCCGCGGATCCCGACGGTGCCTCCGCACCCAAGCCGCTGGCTGGCCCCTCGGATTGGGCTCCGCCGTCCGCACCCCAGCCGGGCACCGAGCCGCCGGCACCGCCGCAGCCGGGCGGCATCCCTCCGGGTGACACCCCTGGGTGGCGCCCGCCATCTGATTGGCAGCCTCCGCAGCCGCCGAGGCCCGAGTGAGCGTCGATCAACCGCGCATCGAAGCCGCGGTGCGCGAGATTCTGCTCGCCATCGGCGACGACCCTGACCGCGACGGCTTGCGCGACACCCCACAGCGCGTCGCCCGATCGTACGCCGAGCTGTTCGCCGGCCTCAGCCAAGATCCGGCAGATGTGATCGGCACAACCTTCGACGTATCCCACGAGGAACTCGTGCTAGTGAAAGACATCGAGGTGGCGAGCTGCTGCGAGCATCACCTGTTGCCATTTACTGGCGTGGCCCACGTCGGGTACATCCCCCAGAAGGGCGGCCGTGTAGCGGGGCTGTCCAAGATTGCGCGCCTCGTCGACATCTACGCCCGCCGCCCGCAGGTCCAGGAACGCCTCACCACCCAGATCGCTGAGGCCATGGTGGAGCAACTGCACGCGCGCGGGGTGATCGTCGTGGTGGAAGCGGAGCACTCCTGCATGACGCTTCGAGGCGTGCGCAAGCCGGGCTCGAAAACAGTGACGAGCGCGGTGCGCGGCGTCCTGCGCGACAGCGCCACCCGTGCGGAGGCAATGGGCCTCATCCTGGGGCGCTGAGCATGCAGACACTCATCATGGGGGTGCTCAACGTCACACCCGACTCTTTCTCCGACGGCGGCCGCTGGGCCAACCCGGACGCCGCCTGCGAGCACGCCCACGAACTCGTCGCCCAGGGCGCGAGCATCATCGACGTGGGCGGGGAATCCACCCGCCCAGGCGCGGCTCGCGTCGACGCCGACGAGGAACTGCGACGGGTGCTCCCCGTCGTCGAACGCCTTGCGACAGCAGGCATCACCGTCTCGGTCGACACCATGCGCGCCACGACTGCCCGCGCGGTGATAGACGCCGGGGCTGCCATCGTCAACGACGTCTCCGGTGGGCTCGCCGACCCCGACATGTTCGCGACGGTCGCTGTCTCCGACGCCTGCTACATCTTGCAGCACTGGCGCGGGCATTCCGACGTGATGAACTCGCTCGCGAACTACACCGACGTCCGTGCGGAGGTGCTCGGCGAGACGCTCGCGCGCCGCGACGCCGCCGTCGCCGCCGGGATCCGTGCCTCGCGCATCATTCTCGACCCGGGGCTCGGCTTCGCGAAGTCCAGTGACGATAACTGGCAGATCCTGAACGACCTCCCCGCGTGGCGAGCCACCGGGCATCGCATCCTCGTCGGCGCCTCCCGCAAACGCTTCCTCGCCGAGGCTCAGGATCGCGACGTCGCCACCGCCGCAGTGACCACCTGGTGCGCGGCCCACGGCGTCTGGGCAGTGCGCACACACGAGGTGCCCATGCAGCGTGACGCGATCATCGTCGGAAGCCACCTTCGCCCTGACGCTGCCGAGCTTCGCCCGCTCGGGTAGTATCCACAACGTCACAGTGACCAACGAGCAAGGTGAGGAACCATCGACACCATCACGCTGACGGGGGTACGCGCCCGAGGCTTCCACGGAGTCCTTCCCGAGGAGCGAGCTAACGGGCAGGATTTCGTCGTTGACGTGGTCATGGCCGTGGCATCCTGGCCGAGTGACGATGACCTCGCGTCCACGATCGACTACTCGGAGGTTGCCGACTTGGTGGTAGCCACCGTCGAGTCCGGCCCCTACCAGCTGATCGAGACACTGGCGCAGGCAATTGCCCAGGCCATCCTGGAACGCCAGCCGCTCGCCTCGTCAGTGAGTGTTACTGTGCATAAGCCGAGCGCCCCACTTCGCCCGGCGTTCACCGACGTGGCGGTCACCATCACTAGGAGCAGACAGACATGAGTAACGCACCGTTTGACCTCGATGTCGACACTCTCGGCAACTTGCGTCCCATTTCGAAGGTCGTGTTCAGCCTCGGCTCGAACCAGGGAGATTCCGCAGAGATCCTCCAAGAGGCCGTTGACTTCCTCGCCGATACCCCTGACCTCATGCTCGTTGAGGTGTCCCCGGTGTACGAAACGAAGCCGTGGGGTGAGGTGCAAGACCAGCCGAACTTTCTGAACATGGTGGTCATCGCGGAGTCGACGCTGGAGCCACTCACGCTCCTCGACCGTGCGCATGCCATCGAGGAGAACTTCGGGCGCGAGCGCACCATTCCGGGCGGTCCCCGCACGCTCGACATTGACATCATCATGGTGGGCAAGCGCGTCTCGGAGGATGCCATCGAGCTGCCCCACCCCTACGCTCACGAGCGCGCCTTCGTGCTGGTTCCGTGGCTCGACGTCGATCCGGATGGCGAGCTCGAGGGGCACGGCCCCATTGCTGACCTCGTCGAAGATATGGATACCGACGGCGTCACCCTCCGAAGCGACATCGTCATCTCGGCGGCAACGGGCTTTTGAGTAAGGTCACGCTCACCACCCCGCGTCAGGCGGTCGTCGCCGTCCTGGCGGGGGCTCTGTTGATGGGGGGTGGGCTGGCGATTTACGATCGCCTCGCCGCCTACCCACCGGTGGTGCCGTGGACGGTGCCCGTCGCGCTGGGCGTGGTGAGCCTCGTCGGCATCGTCTACGCGCTGTGCATTCCGAAGCGTTTAGAGGAGCGCAAGCTCGGTTCGCAGGAAGCCATGGTTGCCCTCATCACTGGGAAGGCGATGGTACTGAGCGGCGCGGCGCTGGCGGGCGCCAACACGGTGTACGTGATGAAATTCGTGTCCGCTATCGAGGCGGAAACACCGCTGCAGCGTGTGATACACGGGGGCGGAACGCTCGTCGCGAGCATCTTATTAGCGGTGGCAGGCTCCATGATTGAACACCGCTTGCGCATCCAACAACCCCCGGACGAAAAAGATACGCACCACGCCGACGCAACCGTCGCATAAAGAAGTTGTAACAGTTAGCATGCAACCATGTCTGGTCGTCATTTCGCATCGTCAAAGAACGAACGAAACACTGCGCTGCTCATCCTCGGTATTGGCGCGCTTGCAGCAGTAGCGTCGATGTTCGGCAATATCTGGGTGGTGCGCGCAGGTGTTGTGGTTGCCATTGTGATGGCGATATTTGCCCTGTATGTGTCTTTCCTTGAGGTTAAGCGAATCCGCGAGGAGCACAGCGAGGCGCTGCGTCGCGAGTCTGATATCCGCATGGCGCTTTCCGACAAGCACCACGCCGATTCGGTGGCGATGATCGATCGCTTCAACGCTCGCGCTGAGAACCTCAATGCCATCATCGCGAAGTTGCGTTCGCAGCTTGGGGCCGCGAAGAAGGAGCTGAGCTCCATGCGTGGCAACGCGGCGTGGCTGCGTGCCGAGGTGGCGGAGCGCCAGTCGCGCATTGAAGAGCTCACTGCCCGGATCGCCGAGCTCGAATCGCAGCTCGACGAGGCCGACCAGGAGCACTCCATCGTCGAGCTCCCCGAAGCTTCGTCTCTCTACCCGCAGGTGGGCGACATCTGGGGCGAAGATGAGCATCCGACGATCATTGACCTCGCGAAGCTCCACCTCGACGAAGTGCTTGGCGAAGACCTCCGCAAGCACGCCTGAACGGCGAACTACTTGTCGGCATCGCCGACGCCGTAGCCCACGGTGGCGACGGCGTCGGCGATCTGCGTTTCTGGGGTGCCTTCCAGCGCCTGCCCGAGTGCCGAGAGGTTGGCGAACGACGGCGTGCGCAGCGCTAGACGCCAGGGTGTTGCGCCGCCTCGAGACACGAGCAGGCTTCCAGCGATGCCCCACGGTGCCTCGAGCTCAGCCCAGTGCTCTCCTTCGGGGACTTTGAGGCGACGCGCGAGACGTACAGACACTTCACCCGGACGGTCAGCCACCCCCGCGAGCAGTGCGTCTGCCATGGCGGCAGAGGTGCGCAGCTCGTCGACGAGCACCGCGAGGCGGGCGTGCCCGTCGCCTGCCGTGCGCGTGGGTGCCGGCTGGAAGACGTCCGAGTAGGCGAGGTAGCCGCGTGCTCGGCGGTCGAGGTCGAGGCCGGCAGCGCGCCCGACAGGGCCCGACAGCCCATATGCCCGGCAGGCATTGGCGTCGAGTGTCGCAAGGTCGCGGTAGCGCTCGGTGGCACCGAGTGCTTGCTCGCACAGGTCTGCGATGCGGAGCACATCGTCGAGGGGGAGTTGCCAGCCGCCGGGTATGTCCGACGCGAGCCCGCCCACGCGGTTCAGCATGGGGTGGATGCGGTTGCCTGACCACGCGAGCACGGCGTCGCGCATCGCATCCACGGTGGCCCACAGCTGCGCTGCGGCGTCGCCGTCGAGGAGCACGGACAGGAACGAGAGGTGGCTGTGGATGCGCGCGGTTTCGGCGAGGAGCGTGCGCAGCCAGGTGGCGCGGGGTGGTGCGACGAGCCGCATGGCTTGCTCAATGGCGAGGGTTGCGCACAGCTCGCCGGAGAATGCTGAGAGCCAATCGTGGCGGTCTGCCAACATGATTCCTGCTCGCCAATCGCGTACTTCAAAGAGTTTCTCCGCGCCACGATGGCCGTAACCAGGCTGGACCACGACGTTGCGCCATAGCCCGTCAACAACATCAGCTTCCACGGCGATAAATCCCGTGTTTGTGGGGTGGCGATAGCCGAGAGAAATATGTGCATGCCCCGGCAGCGACATCGCTCCGATGCAATAGTGCTGGCGACGTATCACAACGCCCCTTTCTGATATCGAGCTCGTGTACCCTGGGAACTGAATTATTCAATTCTGAAAGGATGACAATGGCTCGTAAGGTTGAAGTAACGCTCGTCGACGACATCGACGGAGGCGTGGCAACGGCTACTGTGCAATTCGCATTCGCCGGTGTGCAGTACGAGATTGACCTCAACGACGACAATACCGCGAAGTTTGAGAAGGCCCTCGCTCCCTACATCGAGCACGGCCGCAAGGTGTCGGCAACCCGTCGTCGCGGGCGCAAGGCCGCCGCAGCTGGTGGCGCGAAGGTGGCGCCGGGTGAAGTACGTGCCTGGGCGGCCGCGAACGGCATGGAGGTGTCGTCGCGTGGGCGCATTCCGGCCGACGTGATGGAGGCGTACCTCGCCGCGAACTGATCGGTTGGCCCGCTTGTGGCCGTGTTCGCGATGAGAGAATCCAGGTTCGGTGTATCCATGGGTAAGCTGGGTTGCACTCAACATGGAGGGACGGATGTTCGAACGCTTTACTGATCGCGCGAGGCGCGTGATCGTGCTCGCTCAAGATGAGGCGAAGCTGCTCAACCACAGCTACATCGGCACGGAGCACATCCTGCTGGGGCTCATCCACGAGGGCGAAGGCGTCGCGGCCAAGGCATTGGAATCCTTGGGAATCTCATTGGAACAGGTTCGCGAGCAGGTTGAAGAAATCATCGGCGTTGGTCAACAGCCCCCGACGGGGCATGTGCCGTTCACGCCGAGAGCCAAGAAGGTGCTTGAGCTCTCGCTGCGAGAAGCGCTGCAGATGAATCACAACTACATCGGCACGGAGCACATGCTGCTCGGCCTGATCCGCGAGGGTGAGGGCGTGGCAGCATCCGTGCTGATCAAGTTGGGTGCAGACCTCAACCGCGTTCGCACCACGGTGCTGCAGTTGCTATCGGGGTACCAGGGGCGCGAAGCGTCGATGGCTGGCGCCCCGGAGGCAGGGCCTGAGAAATCGAGCTCGCAGATTCTCGACCAATTTGGCCGCAATCTCACGCAGGCCGCACGAGAAAACCAGCTCGACCCGGTGATTGGGCGCACCCACGAAATTGAGCGCGTCATGACGGTGCTCAGCCGACGCACGAAGAATAACCCGGTATTGATTGGGGAGCCGGGCGTCGGTAAAACCGCAGTGGTGGAAGGCCTGAGCCAGGCAATTGTGCGCGGCGATGTTCCTGAGACGCTGCGCGATAAACAGATCTACACCCTCGATCTGGGTGCGCTTGTCGCGGGTTCACGCTATCGCGGTGATTTCGAGGAGCGCCTGAAGAAGGTGCTGAAAGAAATTAAAACCCGTGGCGATATCATGCTCTTTATCGACGAGATCCACACGCTCGTCGGTGCTGGAGCCGCCGAAGGCGCCATTGACGCAGCGTCAATCTTGAAGCCCATGCTCGCCCGGGGTGA is a genomic window containing:
- a CDS encoding NADH-quinone oxidoreductase subunit D — protein: MEADVVDGLWRNVVVQPGYGHRGAEKLFEVRDWRAGIMLADRHDWLSAFSGELCATLAIEQAMRLVAPPRATWLRTLLAETARIHSHLSFLSVLLDGDAAAQLWATVDAMRDAVLAWSGNRIHPMLNRVGGLASDIPGGWQLPLDDVLRIADLCEQALGATERYRDLATLDANACRAYGLSGPVGRAAGLDLDRRARGYLAYSDVFQPAPTRTAGDGHARLAVLVDELRTSAAMADALLAGVADRPGEVSVRLARRLKVPEGEHWAELEAPWGIAGSLLVSRGGATPWRLALRTPSFANLSALGQALEGTPETQIADAVATVGYGVGDADK
- a CDS encoding Lsr2 family protein, which translates into the protein MARKVEVTLVDDIDGGVATATVQFAFAGVQYEIDLNDDNTAKFEKALAPYIEHGRKVSATRRRGRKAAAAGGAKVAPGEVRAWAAANGMEVSSRGRIPADVMEAYLAAN